In a genomic window of Diadema setosum chromosome 3, eeDiaSeto1, whole genome shotgun sequence:
- the LOC140246994 gene encoding uncharacterized protein — protein MGDSTSSAVDLNMEAENNRFATLTETDLSDILDNKDAKKTKDVIKYALRILESYCSEKGIGLTDVESKSAQDLCRFLRTFYAEVRRGNGELYAKRSLITLRYGLQRHFQQTLDVNICSDGDFKGANDMFKAVLHKVKEAGKGSVRHKDPITDEDMSKIKSSPAVSPTTPRGLQNKVFLDLMLHFCNRGRENLRNMNKGDFAVTTDSSNQRYVYLARDMKTKNHRGEGLDDEESQQGRMYETHKDDCPVESFVKYVSHLHPHCDALWQRPKATTRPGHPWYDNSPVGVNTLANKMSSITAEAHCSKVYTNHCLRATSIHKLDNAGFEARHIMAISGHKSETSIKHYSRVEEEQKRRMSLTISRVQSTPTMPATSTCLNPVAPRPGPTPTTTNVSSVARRSRPTSSPNVTAGLASPHTSPINISSNISRSTHQQLHFHGCKVKIYYQK, from the coding sequence ATGGGGGACTCGACTAGTTCGgcggtagatttaaacatggaagctgaaaACAACAGGTTTGCTACTCTAACAGAGACTGATCTAAGCGACATCTTGGACAATAAGGACGCAAAGAAAACTAAAGATGTCATAAAATACGCGCTTCGAATTTTGGAATCGTACTGCTCGGAAAAAGGAATCGGCCTGACGGATGTTGAAAGCAAGTCAGCCCAAGACTTGTGCCGCTTTCTGCGTACATTTTACGCGGAGGTGCGTAGGGGAAATGGGGAACTATACGCTAAGCGCTCTCTGATCACACTTCGTTATGGTCTTCAGCGACACTTTCAACAAACGCTTGACGTAAACATTTGTAGCGATGGTGACTTCAAAGGTGCAAATGATATGTTTAAAGCTGTGCTACACAAAGTGAAAGAGGCTGGGAAAGGATCCGTACGGCATAAGGACCCTATCACCGACGAAGATATGTCAAAAATCAAATCTTCACCTGCCGTCTCACCTACGACACCAAGGGGTCTCCAGAATAAGGTTTTCTTAGATCTAATGTTGCATTTCTGCAACAGAGGAAGAGAAAATCTCCGCAACATGAACAAGGGAGATTTTGCTGTCACAACTGACTCTTCGAATCAAAGGTATGTGTATCTGGCTAGAGACATGAAAACCAAGAATCACCGTGGGGAAGGGCTTGATGACGAAGAAAGTCAACAAGGTCGTATGTATGAGACCCATAAGGATGACTGCCCCGTTGAATCTTTCGTGAAATATGTCTCACACCTACATCCACACTGTGATGCATTGTGGCAACGACCAAAAGCAACCACAAGGCCTGGCCATCCATGGTACGACAATTCTCCCGTAGGTGTGAATACTCTTGCGAACAAAATGTCGTCGATTACTGCTGAAGCGCATTGTTCTAAAGTGTATACCAACCACTGCCTTCGGGCAACTTCAATTCACAAACTCGATAATGCTGGATTCGAAGCACGCCATATAATGGCAATCTCCGGGCACAAATCTGAGACAAGCATAAAGCATTATTCTCGAGTTGAGGAAGAGCAAAAGCGACGAATGAGTTTGACCATTTCTCGGGTCCAGTCGACGCCTACAATGCCTGCCACAAGCACGTGCTTGAATCCGGTTGCGCCTAGACCTGGtcctactcctactactactaacgTTAGCTCTGTCGCTCGCAGATCTAGGCCTACATCTAGTCCTAACGTTACGGCTGGACTCGCGTCACCCCACACTTCTCCTATCAACATCAGTTCCAACATAAGTAGATCTACTCACCAGCAACTTCATTTTCATGGATGCAAAGTCAAAATTTATTATCAGAAGTAA